AGCTTTTGCCATTTCTTGATATTCAGATTTTTTCGCTTTTTGCAGTGTGGCAACACCAATCCAGGGCTGGTGACCATTAAAAGCAATATTGACATAGTCAGGATCCATAATCCCGAGGTCCACATTGACTTCATGGGGCGTTGGAGTTCCAAACAGAATATCCTGAGTCATTTCCAAGCCTATTTGAGCAGTGTAAATGGTGGATAGCCCAAGTCTGAGTGCTTTTTTCGCAAGCGATACATAATCACCATCCACGTTGGTAAGACAGCTTGCAATGGAATTTTCCACTTCATGCTGAACCCCTGCCGGATAAATATTTAAATCTCTCCATATCGGCTTTCTTTTGGTTGGAGCAAACAGCTCCACCATTTTACTGCTGTCATCTGGAGTTACTTTGAGTTCCTTATCAAGGAATTCAGCCAGCTGTACTGCCTGCTGGCCGATATCCTGATTGGTATCAATCCCTACCGTATTGCAGAACCATTTTAATTTTTCTACATCGGTAATCTGATAGGGCGTTTTGCCTTCTCCTGTAGCCTTTAGTGTCCGGAACGCTTCATATGCATGATGACCATAGGTTGCCGCACCCATGATATTGCGAATCAGCATATTTCTCATCGCCATTCCGTCAGGTCCGATTCCGCATACCCCTTTGTCTGCACCAGATTTTTCGTTGATTCTGCAGGGCCCCTGTGTACATAACCAGCAGCTCATACCCTGCAGGCAGAACCCACATCGGATTTTTTCCTGGGGGTCCCACCTAGAAAACACGCTGGAAAGCCCATCATCTCTGATTCTGATCAGCATCTCCTCCACTGAATCATGATAGCTTACCCGTTCCCCCATATTGTTTGAAACTTTCTCCGTCATAACATCCTCCTGGAATATTGATTCATTTTACTCCAGTTAGTATGTTCATTTTTCATCGTGATTATTATGGAGATCCTAATTTGACCTAAGAGATACAGCTGTCACAAAAACCCTTTGCTACAGCAACTCATCCGGTTCTAGAACGTCTTTATATTCGGCAATCAGGTAATCCACCATAAGTCCATAGCTTCCGGCACCTTTCGATTGTGCATTCGCAAGAAGGTATGCATTATTGACATAGCGGGCCATATCACGGTAAATAACAGGTCCTTCCCGTCTTTGTTCGCCTATATAGCTCAATTGAATCCGTACAAGCTCGGGCATTTTTTCATAAGTATCATAGTATTGTTCAACAGATACAGCTTTTTTCAAAGCATTCAAAGAGTAGGTTAATGCATGAAACGATCCACTATATTGAAAGGCTGGCGAGGGGGAATCCTTGGTTGCCAGATAAGCGATAAAGTTTGCATCCTCTTCGCGCATATACCCTTTTAAGTGTGCAAGTTCGTGACACATTGTAAAAGGAACGAGAAACGAGGTCATATCATTGTTATAATTGGCCTCCATAGTAAAGGGAGAGTAAATTCCTTCGATTCCCATCAGGGACATAATCTTTGAGAAATAGACCGGTTTCGGGGTTGGATAATAACCTGAGAGTGATGGTTCGCTGTCGCCTAAATTCTTCATTGCCGTAATCGCTTCCATTCCGATTGAGTCCATATCATTTAAGGACTCTAAACTGTTGGTCCACTCTGGATTGTCCGTAAACGCGATCATCTGGTCAGATAACAGGATGCAGAGCTTTTCAAGTTTTTCTACCGAAACATCCTCAACTGGTCGATTTAATACCGTTCCAATGTCATCTCTATGATAATTAATGGAACAAGTTAGTGTATAAGTCAAAATCAATGCTGAAAAGATCAGCATCCCCTTTTTAAGGCCGGCAAGGAAAAATCCTGCTCTCCTGCTATGATTCATATAAAATAGCCATATGCTCATTGCTATAAAGCAGACCACAGCAAATGCAGCCAAAAGAATCCCGGCCTCGAATAGTGAGAACGGCCATGGGGAAAAGATTCTTCCAATTGTTTCGGGAAAGATTGGATAGATATTGAGCGCATACCACTGACCAAAACCACTGTGATATCTTGACGCAAGCATTAATAATACCGTCAGCAGAATCATGCACGCTGAAATTCGGACTCCAACGTCTCGGCTGATATTGTGTATGAGAGTACGTATTCCATTTCGCATTTATGTACCTCCGATTTAACAGAGACGATCTCTATCCAGCAGCATAAAACAATTGATTTTTAACACAATTCCTGTACTACTATGATAAAGAATTTTACTCAAAGTTTCATTAAGTAAATATTGGGATTGTCAGCTTCAGTCTGATTTCGGGCAGTTATCCCTATCAGATTTTATATTTTTATTCTGGGTATGATCTGTCAATTCATCAGAAAACTCCACTGAGTATTGCGCCCTCTTTCTCCTCTTCACGGTGTATCCCCTTGCAGAGAAGTTCTCATCGTTAGCATGTTCTATTTTAGAAGCCTCACTCAATTCAAAATTACTTTTCGGATTGAACCTCTTTTGAACCAAATACGCACCAGTAAAAAATAAAATCATCAGAATCCCGGCAATCAATCCAGAACCCTGACCGGAAATAAATGGCATACTCAGTATGATAAGGATTAAAGAAATCAAAGCAATCCACGAGGTATAAGGATACCAAGGCATTTGGCAATTTCCTTTCGGCGGACAGCCGTTTTCTTTCCGAAACCTTAAATGCGTTGCCATGATTACCGCATAGGTAAAGAGCAAAGCAAAACCACCTGAGCTGATTAAGAAAAGATAGACTCTAGGCAAAAGCAATCCGCCAGCCAGTGCAAGAAGCATAGCAATTCCAGAAAAGATAATTCCGCGATAAGGAACATCTTTTTTGTCTATCAGCCAGGAAGGTGCCTGCTTTTCATTTGCTAGAGAACGAATCATTCTCCCCAAGCCAAACATGGCAGCCAGCATAGTGGATAGGATTGCTGTGATTAAAACAAAATTGATAGCAATACCAGCCCAGCCGATCCCCCATCGGTTTAGCGCTGCAACGAAAGGACTCACATCCTCACTTAAGTCAGCAGTTGGAATCAATGGCAGCATCACGGCCACTGAAACAATATAAAAGCCGACCAAACAAATGATTGTATGATTGATTGCTTTTGGAACTGTCTTATGCGGTTCTTTGGCTTCTGAAGCTGCTAGACCGATGATTTCAAACCCTGCATACGAAAACATTACGATCAGCATACTTCCTGCAATGCTCCTGATCCCTCCGGGCATCCATTGTTCCTGCACCAGCTCCCCTGCACCGATGGGATTCGTCCTGATTAGAATTCCCATGATCAGCAAAACCGCAAGGATAATAAACGAAGCGATGGCTAAAAGCTTCAGCGCTGCAAGACCGCTCTCCAGCTTGCTGAGTTTGTCCGCTCCGAGAAGATTCAACAGTGTAACAGCAATGATGATGACACTTCCCATCAGTGCGATAGAAAGCTGCGGATACCACTCTCTGATTAAAATCGAGACCGCTGTCGCTTCGCTGGACATAGCAAGTACCATGCCCGTCCAATAAACCCAACCAACGACAAACCCGATTCCTTTCCCAAAGGAATTTGCTGCAAAAGTCCTGAAGGAACCCGAATCAGGATTGGCCACGGTCAGTTCAGAAAGCGCATACAAAATAAAATAAATAAGAATGCCTCCAAGGATATATGAAATGAGAATGGATGGACCCGCAGCGTGAATTGCCACGGAAGAGCCAAGAAAGAAAGAACCACCGATTACTGTTCCCAATGCCATCATCGTTAGCTGCCAGGATGATAAGCCCTGATGTCCATAACCTTTTGCCATATAAACTCCTTTAATACTTGTAATAAAATATAATTTGTCTGAGGTTAGTCTTTCTCTAAATATTGAAAATAATACTGATTCAAAATGAGAAAGGAGCCGCGAAAGCGACTCCTTAACCAACTTTTAATTAACAATTAGAAGTTTAGGATATGATTAACGTACTATTCTAGGTTCAACTTACACGATGTTCAAGCCGCCGCTGACAAAGCCAGTAATTACCGTAGCAATGTCAATACCAGCTGTGACACTGGCAGAAACGACAAACATCAGCCGAGTACCTGCCGTAACCGGTATTGCAAGCCCTGTGGTTACACCACTTGACGTTGTGCCTATGGCTACTAATCCTGTCAGCGCAGGTGCAAGCGCAACAGTGGCTCCGGGAACTGGTGCAAAGACATCATCCGGTGTTGGGGAACTATACAGCTGGGCAGTAATTGTAACAGTACTACCAACAAGAGCTACTGCTGCTGCAACACTGTGATACCCCGCAATAGCAGTGATTGTGCCGTCTCTTGGTGCAGAGAAAGCAAGACTTGTGCTTCCTGTTGTGTCGATCACACCACCGACAACGGTGCCTGCTTCATTGGCTCCAAAACCTACAAGGGCCTGTAGTCCTGCTAAACCGCCTAAGACGGTACTTACCGTCGTCACCATACCCGAAGCAAAGGGTACAATTGCTCCCGCTGCAACCGGGCCTGTGTCGCCAGTCGGTCCAGTGTCACCTGTCGGACCGGTATCTCCGGTTGGGCCAGTATCTCCGGTTAGACCAGTATCTCCGGTTGGGCCGGTATCTCCGGTTGGGCCAGTATCTCCAGTTGGGCCTGTGTCGCCAGTCGGTCCAGTGTCACCTGTCGGACCGGTATCTCCGGTTGGGCCAGTATCTCCGGTTGGACCAGTATCTCCAGTTGGACCGGTGTCTCCTGTCGGACCAGTATCTCCAGTTGGTCCAGTATCTCCGGTTGGTCCAGTATCTCCAGTTGAACCGGTATCTCCGGTTGGACCAGTATCTCCAGTTGGACCTGTGTCGCCAGTCGGACCGGTATCTCCGATTGGACCTGTGTCGCCAGTCGGACCGGTATCTCCGGTTGGACCAGTATCTCCGGTTGGACCTGTGTCGCCAGTCGGACCAGTATCTCCGGTTGGACCAGTATCTCCGGTTGGACCGGTATCTCCGGTTGGACCAGTATCTCCAGTTGGACCGGTATCTCCGGTTGGACCGGTGTCGCCAGTCGGACCAGTATCTCCGGTTGGACCGGTGTCGCCAGTCGGACCGGTATCTCCGGTTGGACCGGTGTCTCCAGCAGGACCAGTATCTCCAGTTGGGCCTGTGTCACCTGTCGGACCGGTGTCGCCAGTCGGACCGGTGTCTCCAGTTGGGCCTGTGTCTCCGGTTGGACCGGTAGCTCCCGCTGGACCAGTGTCTCCTGTTGGACCGGTGTCTCCAGTTGGGCCAGTGTCTCCTGTCGGGCCCGTAGTTCCCGCAGGACCAGTGTCTCCTGTTGGACCGGTAGCTCCCGCAGGGCCAGTGTCTCCTGTCGGGCCGGTAGCTCCCGCAGGGCCTGTGTCTCCTGTCGGGCCCGTTGGCCCTGTTGGCCCTGTTGGCCCAAATCCAGTAAGATCATCTTCAATGATAATCAAGAAAGCTGAAAGGGGTACATTATTTGGATAGTATACTGTTGCTGAACTTGTGTTAACCAAAGTAAGAGTTACAGGAGCAGCAGCAACTTCAATGATTCCAAATCCTGTTACTTCGCCTGTCTTAATCGGTGAATTTCCGATCAAATTGTCACCTTGTGAAGAGGAGAGTGTGAAAACAGTCCCGATAACTGACTGTGATGATTGAGTCGCAACCCACCAATTTATTTCATATCTTCCCGCTTCATTAAAGGTTATAACTCCGGTTACAGGGTTATAGCTTATATTACCGGCAGATAAAATCGTGTTATCAAAGATTACATTAGCGCCTACGGCTACATTACCTGCAGCAACTCGTGCAATCTGTAAAGCAATATTGCTCATTTCAATCCTACTTTCTGTCAATTTTAAGATAACATGAATCAATACAGCGTGATTTTGTTCTCGCTGAATTGTCCTCATGTAATTAGAGGATAGTCGCGATATTCGCATTTACCCTTTTTGAATGATACAATTAAAATTTATGCTAAATCTAATCAACTAATATATAGTTTAATTGTATAATATGAATCTTTCGGTCAAGTGGCTCCAAAATAACTCAAATTATTGATAATTGGGATTATTTGCTCCGGAAACCTGGCTGCATTAACCGAAAAACCCCTTTCTCCAGAAAACAGAAAAAGGGGTTTTTCTTTAATAAAATCTTTATATCACCCGAACAACAGCCATATACGTGCTGGCACCACCAATAAGGGTTGCTGCTCCAAGTAATCCAAACAGCTGCAGTGTTAGGGTATCCCCAGCGGCTAGAGGAACGATAAAGGCTGCTGACAGATTGTCTGTCGCTACTGTCGGAGTTATAATTGAAGCCGCAATCGGAGTACCGTTTTGCAGCACTTGCGTTGAGACCAGCAATGCTGTTGTTGTGGCTACAGCATAACTAATCAGGTATTCACCCGTTGTCGGTACGGTAAATTCTGTATCGGTACCATCTACGGTGAAAGTGTTTAAATTTTGATTGTCTGGCAGGGGAACATCCGTACCACCCAGCACAACAGCTATAATTGCAGCAGTTGTGTTAGCCGTAGACATACTGTCACTTGTGACTCCTACACCTACAGGCCCGGTATCTCCGGTTGGACCAGTATCTCCGGTCGGGCCGGTGTCTCCAGTTGGACCAGTATCTCCAGTTGGACCAGTATCTCCGGTTGGACCGGTGTCACCTGTTGGGCCGGTGTCTCCGGTTGGGCCGGTATCTCCGGTCGGACCAGTGTCACCTGTTGGGCCAGTATCTCCTGTCGGGCCGGTATCTCCGGTTGGACCTGTGTCACCGGTCGGACCAGTGTCACCTGTTGGGCCGGTATCTCCGGTTGGACCTGTGTCACCGGTCGGACCAGTGTCACCTGTTGGGCCGGTATCTCCGGTCGGACCAGTGTCTCCTGTTGGACCGGTATCTCCTGTGGGACCAGTATCTCCGGTTGGGCCAGTGTCACCTGTTGGGCCAGTATCTCCTGTCGGGCCGGTATCTCCGGTTGGGCCGGTATCTCCGGTTGGGCCGGTATCTCCGGTTGGGCCAGTGTCACCTGTTGGGCCAGTATCTCCTGTTGGGCCGGTATCTCCGGTTGGGCCAGTGTCACCTGTTGGGCCAGTATCTCCGGTTGGGCCAGTGTCACCTGTGGGGCCAGTATCTCCGGTTGGGCCGGTATCTCCGGTTGGGCCAGTGTCACCTGTGGGGCCAGTATCTCCGGTCGGACCGGTAGGACCGCTTCCAGTCAAATCATCTTCTACAACGATTAATGCTGCGCTTAAGGGGACAATTGCTGGATAAAATACTTCTGCGGTACTCGAATTTATTAATGAAACAGTAACAGGCGCAACAGCTACTTCAATGATCCCCATACCTGTTACTTCATCGGTTTTTAATGGTGAGTTTCCATAAAGAAGATCCCCCTGTGATGAAGATAGTGCAAAAGTTGCTCCATTGGTTGAGGCGGAAACTTGAAGAGCTACCCACCAATTGATCACATATCTACCCGCTTCATTAAAGGTTATGACTCCATTTACAGTATTATAGCTTATATTGCCAGCAGAAAAGACGATTTGATCAAAAATGACATTTGATCCGGAGGATACAGAACCATTTGCTGTTCGTGTGACCTGTAAAGCAATATCGCTCATATTAATCCTACTTTCTTTGAAAATATGATGAACATGAAAAAACAAAGTGGATGATCTGGGCCACAATTATTCCATATCATCGATATTTTATTAATTTCTATACCTCAAGTTATGTTAAACTTGAAGTTATTAATATAATATGAAAGAATTAGTCCAATTGCTTCAATTCCATGAAAACAACTCCTTCTCTGTAGATACTGAGAAGGAGTTGCTTATGCTACTTTACTAATCTTTTATCTGTCGAATAGCGATAGTATCATCGTAATACAAGCCGCTAAGAGTCCCCCTCTTGCAACGCGTAAAGAAACATTAGCTTAGTAGGATCACATTGAACTGTGAGCCTACAGCTGGAGCGAGGGCGAGTGTGAAAGGAACTGCCGAATTGTTCCTTAGGGTCAACGTATCTCCTGCAGCAAGTGTGAGAATTGCAGTACCAGCCATCTCGCCAACTGCAACAAGAGCACTAATCGGTGTTGATGCATCAACACCTCCATTTACTGCTATTGCGATTGTCGATCCAATACCAGCTGTAATACTAACAGTATAATCTATCTGATACGTCCCTGCAGCAGGTACGGTTACAACAGTCGATGATGCTGTATGAGTTACACCGGAAAGCGGTCCATTATTACTAAAAGGCACATCAGCGCCTCCAACAACGGTTGCATCTCCTAATGTCGCCAAGTCATAAACATAACCAAAAGTTGTGACTCCCGCGCCTGCAGGGCCGGTGTCCCCAGTTGGACCAGTGTCGCCAGTCGGGCCAGTGTCGCCAGTCGGACCGGTATCTCCAGTTGGGCCAGTGTCTCCGGTCGGGCCGGTATCTCCGGTCGGGCCGGTATCTCCTGTTGGGCCGGTGTCCCCAGTTGGACCAGTGTCGCCAATCGGGCCAGTGTCGCCAGTCGGACCGGTATCTCCTGTCGGGCCGGTGTCCCCGGTCGGGCCGGTGTCCCCAGTTGGACCAGTGTCGCCAGTCGGACCGGTGTCTCCTGTGGGACCGGTATCTCCTGTCGGGCCGGTATCTCCGGTCGGGCCGGTATCTCCGGTTGGGCCGGTGTCTCCTGTCGGACCGGTGTCTCCTGTGGGACCGGTATCTCCGGTTGGGCCGGTGTCTCCGGTCGGGCCGGTATCTCCGGTAGGTCCGGTATCTCCGGTCGGGCCAGTATCTCCGGTCGGACCGGTATCTCCGGTTGGACCCGTATCTCCGGTCGGGCCGGTATCTCCAGTCGGGCCGGTGGCCCCTGTCGGACCCGTATCCCCAGTTGGGCCGGTAGCTCCTGTCGGACCCGTATCTCCGGTCGGACCGGTGGGTCCAGTTGGTCCGGTATCTCCTGTTGGGCCGGTGGCCCCTGTAGGTCCGGTATCACCGGTCGGACCGGTATCTCCGGTTGGACCCGTATCTCCGGTCGGGCCGGTATCTCCAGTCGGGCCGGTGGCCCCTGTCGGACCCGTATCCCCAGTTGGGCCGGTGGCTCCTGTCGGACCCGTATCTCCGGTCGGACCGGTGGGTCCAGTTGGTCCGGTATCTCCTGTTGGGCCGGTGGCCCCGGTAGGTCCGGTATCTCCGGTTGGGCCGGTGGCCCCGATAGGTCCAGTATCTCCAGTTGGGCCGGTAGCTCCGGTCGGACCGGTGGGTCCAGTTGGTCCGGTATCTCCTGTTGGGCCGGTGGCCCCGGTAGGTCCGGTATCTCCGGTTGGGCCGGTGGCCCCGATAGGTCCAGTATCTCCAGTTGGGCCGGTAGCTCCGGTCGGACCGGTGGGTCCAGTTGGTCCGGTATCTCCTGTAGGTCCGGTGTCTCCAGTCGGACCGGTGGGTCCTGTTGGGCCACCAGCAGAAGGATCATCTTGAACAATGATGAGAGACGCCGATAGGGGAACGATTGCAGAGTAAAATACTTGTGCGGTACTCGTATTCACTAATGACAGAGTAACTGGCGCAGAAACGACTTCAATAATGCCTACTCCGCTAACCTCTCCTGTTTTGATCGGTGAATTTCCAACAATGTTATCTCCCTGTGACGATTGGAGGGAGAATGCAGCACCATTGGTAGACTGAGAAGTTTGGGTTGCAACCCACCAATTGATTACATATCTGCCGGCTTCATTAAACGTTATAACTCCCGTAGCGGAATTATAACTAATATTTCCTGCAGAGAATAAGATCTGATCGAAAACTACGTTCGCTCCCGTCAGTACGGTACCTCCCGGTAATCGTGTAACTTGTAAAGCAATATCGCTCATTTTCCATCCTACTTTCTATTAAATTAGTGAGGACCTGTATAAGAGGTTCCATAAATATTATATGAAAGATACCATTCTATGGCTCCAATAGTATGAATATCTCATACTCACAATATATAAACGCAAGAACCGCTTTGTGATTAATCGACAACCAGGCCCCTTGTGGTTCCCACTCAGATTGATGTCATACCACGGCAATATCCAGCGCCAATAGGCACTGGATATTGATTAAAAGCTTTAACCTGAAACCAGAATAATTATACAACGAAAACAATGATATTCAAGTTTCTATTAACAGCAGAAGTGGATGTTACATTGGTTGCCGCAGTAACAATAGCTCTAACCTCATAGGTGCTCGGTCCAGTTACAGGTGCAGTATCAACATAGGTGTCTGCTACTGGAATACGTTGTGTTCCTGCAGTGGC
This genomic window from Clostridiales bacterium contains:
- a CDS encoding DUF3810 domain-containing protein is translated as MRNGIRTLIHNISRDVGVRISACMILLTVLLMLASRYHSGFGQWYALNIYPIFPETIGRIFSPWPFSLFEAGILLAAFAVVCFIAMSIWLFYMNHSRRAGFFLAGLKKGMLIFSALILTYTLTCSINYHRDDIGTVLNRPVEDVSVEKLEKLCILLSDQMIAFTDNPEWTNSLESLNDMDSIGMEAITAMKNLGDSEPSLSGYYPTPKPVYFSKIMSLMGIEGIYSPFTMEANYNNDMTSFLVPFTMCHELAHLKGYMREEDANFIAYLATKDSPSPAFQYSGSFHALTYSLNALKKAVSVEQYYDTYEKMPELVRIQLSYIGEQRREGPVIYRDMARYVNNAYLLANAQSKGAGSYGLMVDYLIAEYKDVLEPDELL
- a CDS encoding amino acid permease, whose translation is MAKGYGHQGLSSWQLTMMALGTVIGGSFFLGSSVAIHAAGPSILISYILGGILIYFILYALSELTVANPDSGSFRTFAANSFGKGIGFVVGWVYWTGMVLAMSSEATAVSILIREWYPQLSIALMGSVIIIAVTLLNLLGADKLSKLESGLAALKLLAIASFIILAVLLIMGILIRTNPIGAGELVQEQWMPGGIRSIAGSMLIVMFSYAGFEIIGLAASEAKEPHKTVPKAINHTIICLVGFYIVSVAVMLPLIPTADLSEDVSPFVAALNRWGIGWAGIAINFVLITAILSTMLAAMFGLGRMIRSLANEKQAPSWLIDKKDVPYRGIIFSGIAMLLALAGGLLLPRVYLFLISSGGFALLFTYAVIMATHLRFRKENGCPPKGNCQMPWYPYTSWIALISLILIILSMPFISGQGSGLIAGILMILFFTGAYLVQKRFNPKSNFELSEASKIEHANDENFSARGYTVKRRKRAQYSVEFSDELTDHTQNKNIKSDRDNCPKSD
- a CDS encoding collagen-like protein, with the protein product MVNTSSATVYYPNNVPLSAFLIIIEDDLTGFGPTGPTGPTGPTGDTGPAGATGPTGDTGPAGATGPTGDTGPAGTTGPTGDTGPTGDTGPTGDTGPAGATGPTGDTGPTGDTGPTGDTGPTGDTGPTGDTGPAGDTGPTGDTGPTGDTGPTGDTGPTGDTGPTGDTGPTGDTGPTGDTGPTGDTGPTGDTGPTGDTGPTGDTGPTGDTGPTGDTGPIGDTGPTGDTGPTGDTGPTGDTGSTGDTGPTGDTGPTGDTGPTGDTGPTGDTGPTGDTGPTGDTGPTGDTGPTGDTGPTGDTGPTGDTGPTGDTGLTGDTGPTGDTGPTGDTGPTGDTGPVAAGAIVPFASGMVTTVSTVLGGLAGLQALVGFGANEAGTVVGGVIDTTGSTSLAFSAPRDGTITAIAGYHSVAAAVALVGSTVTITAQLYSSPTPDDVFAPVPGATVALAPALTGLVAIGTTSSGVTTGLAIPVTAGTRLMFVVSASVTAGIDIATVITGFVSGGLNIV
- a CDS encoding collagen-like protein — translated: MGIIEVAVAPVTVSLINSSTAEVFYPAIVPLSAALIVVEDDLTGSGPTGPTGDTGPTGDTGPTGDTGPTGDTGPTGDTGPTGDTGPTGDTGPTGDTGPTGDTGPTGDTGPTGDTGPTGDTGPTGDTGPTGDTGPTGDTGPTGDTGPTGDTGPTGDTGPTGDTGPTGDTGPTGDTGPTGDTGPTGDTGPTGDTGPTGDTGPTGDTGPTGDTGPTGDTGPTGDTGPTGDTGPTGDTGPTGDTGPTGDTGPTGDTGPTGDTGPVGVGVTSDSMSTANTTAAIIAVVLGGTDVPLPDNQNLNTFTVDGTDTEFTVPTTGEYLISYAVATTTALLVSTQVLQNGTPIAASIITPTVATDNLSAAFIVPLAAGDTLTLQLFGLLGAATLIGGASTYMAVVRVI